In Simplicispira sp. 125, one DNA window encodes the following:
- a CDS encoding flagellar hook-length control protein FliK: MEQARITTQQPSQGHQAVRGKQASQSRDPSGQAQDSANGGFLSLLAALGDSVSLDGTMLQDGSLVPDEKGAVATDGAGQNGAIAWPWMSAQALMPVDANAASRLPLAPSAGSPLSSTEALQDGVLGGASGFRATSALGSLGSLETLPQNGLVAQTALLDSAVKSREGELESDGMDAPQAAVAGGVRRAPSRASGGLVLVGGLSAMTGAQGAQALKSLGGAKDPNVMQAVQAAAGQSSAAEHRGGAAQSREGVRFMDQDPATSLAPPATFVPGFSEAGGRFTQHNGDQNGSATPGFGAPGANAESQGAPSADIAVVDTGMAGAEDAVAEQVAFWVHQNIQNAEMTIQHDGQPVEVSVSLSGNEAHVAFGSDQAETRSLLDDSVAQLREMLRQEGLSLSGVTVGESGQRQASEESGRNNQQGGPRQTVVEVSAAPQTQLSPKAGYQTDRSIDIFV, from the coding sequence ATGGAACAGGCACGTATCACCACTCAACAACCCAGCCAGGGACACCAGGCTGTGCGAGGTAAACAGGCGAGTCAGTCGCGCGATCCTTCGGGCCAGGCGCAAGACAGCGCAAATGGGGGGTTCCTTTCTCTGTTGGCGGCTTTGGGTGACAGCGTTTCACTGGACGGCACGATGCTCCAGGACGGCAGCCTGGTGCCGGATGAAAAGGGGGCCGTGGCGACGGACGGGGCTGGCCAGAATGGAGCTATTGCATGGCCCTGGATGTCGGCACAAGCCTTAATGCCGGTGGATGCAAATGCGGCCTCTCGCCTTCCGCTGGCGCCGTCAGCAGGGTCCCCCTTGTCATCGACCGAAGCATTACAGGACGGCGTTCTGGGAGGTGCGAGTGGTTTTCGAGCGACATCGGCGCTGGGAAGCCTCGGCAGTTTGGAGACTCTGCCGCAGAATGGTTTGGTTGCCCAGACGGCGCTGCTGGATTCTGCGGTGAAGAGCCGTGAAGGAGAACTAGAGAGCGACGGCATGGACGCGCCGCAGGCAGCGGTTGCGGGCGGAGTGCGCCGCGCACCTTCGCGTGCAAGCGGTGGTCTGGTCTTGGTGGGTGGTTTGTCCGCCATGACCGGCGCCCAGGGTGCGCAAGCGTTGAAGAGTCTGGGGGGCGCGAAAGATCCGAACGTGATGCAGGCCGTGCAAGCGGCGGCGGGGCAGAGTTCGGCTGCTGAACACCGTGGTGGTGCCGCGCAGTCCCGGGAGGGAGTGCGGTTTATGGACCAAGACCCCGCCACGTCTCTGGCGCCGCCCGCCACCTTTGTGCCGGGTTTCTCGGAAGCGGGAGGGCGTTTCACACAGCACAATGGCGATCAGAATGGCTCTGCCACACCAGGTTTCGGTGCCCCTGGGGCCAACGCAGAATCCCAGGGGGCGCCGTCGGCCGATATCGCAGTCGTCGATACAGGCATGGCAGGAGCTGAAGACGCTGTGGCAGAACAGGTGGCCTTCTGGGTGCACCAGAATATTCAGAATGCGGAAATGACCATACAGCACGATGGCCAACCCGTGGAGGTGAGTGTGTCACTGTCCGGCAATGAGGCCCATGTGGCATTCGGCAGCGATCAGGCGGAGACACGAAGCCTGTTGGATGACAGCGTGGCCCAGTTGCGGGAGATGCTGCGCCAGGAGGGGTTGTCGCTGTCCGGGGTGACCGTGGGAGAATCTGGCCAGCGGCAGGCTTCCGAAGAGTCGGGTCGCAACAATCAGCAGGGCGGGCCCAGGCAGACAGTGGTTGAAGTGTCTGCCGCGCCACAGACG
- the fliJ gene encoding flagellar export protein FliJ — translation MATSNALSVAVEMAVRQRDEARRVLQDACSARQAAQDQLNQLEGYARETQNRWGMRPDAVVMPEVMHHHYHFMDRLDHAAGLQTGVVGDQTERVDVAQQALLATELRLASLQKLVEKRHREALQTQARREQKQTDERAAMQLRKTFNGS, via the coding sequence ATGGCAACTTCCAATGCACTGTCCGTCGCTGTCGAAATGGCAGTGCGCCAGCGGGACGAGGCTCGCCGGGTTCTGCAGGATGCGTGCAGCGCCCGCCAGGCGGCTCAAGACCAGTTGAACCAGCTCGAAGGCTACGCGCGGGAGACGCAAAACCGTTGGGGTATGCGCCCGGATGCCGTAGTGATGCCGGAAGTGATGCACCACCATTACCACTTTATGGACCGGCTGGACCATGCCGCAGGTTTGCAGACGGGCGTGGTGGGGGATCAAACTGAACGGGTGGATGTGGCGCAGCAGGCGCTGCTGGCCACAGAGCTGCGGCTGGCCAGTTTGCAGAAGCTGGTGGAAAAGCGCCATAGAGAAGCCTTGCAAACCCAGGCACGGCGTGAGCAGAAACAAACCGACGAGCGCGCTGCAATGCAGTTGCGCAAAACGTTCAATGGCTCTTGA
- the fliI gene encoding flagellar protein export ATPase FliI yields the protein MTTTTDTTSPWSRYLADAQRSVSQPHALESYGTLTRLTGLVLEAVGIRVPVGSQCLVQQAGHDPVLAEVVGFSGDRAFLMPAGDIHGLSNGASVVPTVPYAPVPRLEDAGVWRAHNRVGSLRVPIGEGLLGRVVDAQGIPLDHGGPLQDVVAEAMDRRQINAMDRDPVREPMDTGVRTINALLTVGRGQRLGLFAGSGVGKSVLLGMMARYTQADVIVVGLIGERGREVKEFVEDILGAQDRGRAVVVAAPADAPPLLRMQGAAYATAVAEHFRDKGKHVLLLMDSLTRYAMAQREIALAIGEPPATKGYPPSCFAKLPQLVERSGNGLHGVGSITAFYTVLSEGDDQQDPIADAARAILDGHIVLSRALAETGHFPAIDIEQSASRVMHNVVSREHFEVARQFRAIYSRYQKSRDLVQVGAYMSGSDPLLDEAIRLQPAMVGFLQQDMFEAATLQESCNAMADVLS from the coding sequence ATGACGACGACCACTGACACGACATCGCCCTGGTCGCGCTACCTGGCCGATGCACAGCGCAGCGTTTCGCAGCCGCATGCCCTGGAGTCATACGGGACACTGACGCGGCTCACAGGCTTGGTGCTGGAAGCGGTGGGTATCCGCGTTCCTGTGGGATCGCAGTGCCTGGTGCAGCAGGCTGGTCATGATCCGGTGTTGGCTGAAGTGGTCGGTTTTTCGGGGGATCGTGCGTTCCTGATGCCTGCAGGCGATATCCATGGTCTCTCCAACGGGGCCAGCGTGGTGCCCACGGTGCCGTATGCACCGGTACCCCGTCTGGAAGATGCAGGTGTCTGGCGTGCGCACAACCGGGTTGGTAGCTTGCGTGTGCCCATAGGCGAGGGCTTGCTGGGGCGCGTGGTCGATGCCCAGGGAATTCCTCTGGACCATGGCGGCCCCTTGCAGGATGTTGTGGCTGAGGCCATGGACCGGCGGCAAATCAATGCCATGGATCGCGACCCGGTGCGCGAGCCCATGGATACGGGTGTGCGCACCATTAATGCCCTGCTTACCGTGGGGCGTGGGCAGCGGCTGGGTCTTTTTGCCGGATCAGGCGTGGGTAAAAGCGTGTTGCTGGGCATGATGGCGCGCTACACGCAGGCCGATGTGATCGTGGTGGGCTTGATTGGTGAACGGGGCCGCGAAGTCAAAGAATTTGTCGAAGACATTCTGGGTGCCCAGGACCGTGGCCGTGCCGTAGTGGTGGCCGCACCGGCCGATGCCCCGCCGCTTTTGCGCATGCAGGGTGCCGCTTATGCCACGGCGGTGGCCGAGCATTTTCGTGACAAGGGCAAGCATGTCTTGCTGCTGATGGATTCCCTCACCCGGTATGCAATGGCCCAGCGTGAAATTGCCTTGGCCATCGGCGAGCCGCCTGCCACCAAAGGCTATCCGCCATCGTGCTTTGCCAAGTTGCCCCAGCTGGTAGAGCGCAGTGGTAATGGCCTGCATGGCGTGGGCTCCATTACTGCTTTTTATACCGTGCTGTCTGAAGGCGACGACCAGCAAGATCCCATTGCCGACGCTGCGCGGGCCATTCTAGATGGGCATATCGTGTTGTCCCGGGCGTTGGCCGAGACGGGGCATTTTCCGGCCATTGATATTGAGCAATCGGCCTCTCGGGTCATGCACAACGTGGTTTCGCGAGAGCATTTTGAGGTGGCACGGCAGTTTCGTGCCATCTATTCACGCTACCAGAAGAGCCGTGATCTGGTGCAAGTGGGGGCCTATATGAGTGGCTCTGACCCCTTGCTGGATGAGGCGATCCGCCTGCAGCCCGCCATGGTCGGGTTTTTGCAGCAAGACATGTTTGAAGCCGCGACATTGCAAGAGAGTTGCAACGCCATGGCCGATGTGCTGAGTTGA
- a CDS encoding flagellar assembly protein FliH, with product MTTHSSKNRLYARFIPSEEVGDVIQWHFGAVDGTDAVVEVPEAEAQVEVDVELEEAARQELLEQACAEAFAKGQEQGSAQAALQWQQRLDDYIAGQGLEAAQRLDALVQTLQARSQDLQQNMAQEVLELSCEIARQVVRQELRCNPLVLKPVVQEALGMLVADGRPATVRLHPQDHALVADALAQQLAATSVQWVADAAVPPGGCVAEQAGMVVDGTLEKRWQRAIAPLGLASVWEESAHDDDH from the coding sequence GTGACGACGCATTCGTCTAAAAACCGTCTCTATGCCCGTTTTATTCCGAGCGAGGAAGTGGGCGATGTGATCCAGTGGCATTTTGGTGCCGTCGATGGCACCGATGCCGTTGTGGAAGTGCCCGAGGCAGAGGCCCAGGTCGAAGTGGATGTGGAATTGGAAGAGGCTGCACGGCAGGAGTTGCTGGAGCAGGCCTGCGCAGAAGCGTTTGCAAAGGGTCAGGAGCAAGGCTCCGCCCAAGCTGCGCTGCAGTGGCAACAGCGCCTGGATGACTACATCGCAGGGCAAGGCCTGGAGGCGGCCCAGCGGCTCGATGCGCTGGTGCAAACCCTGCAGGCGCGCTCGCAAGACCTGCAGCAGAACATGGCGCAGGAGGTGCTGGAGCTGTCTTGCGAGATTGCGCGCCAGGTGGTTCGGCAGGAACTGCGCTGCAACCCGCTGGTGCTCAAGCCCGTCGTACAGGAAGCGTTGGGCATGCTGGTCGCCGATGGGCGCCCTGCAACCGTGCGGCTGCATCCGCAAGACCATGCCCTGGTGGCCGACGCCTTGGCGCAGCAACTGGCAGCGACATCCGTGCAGTGGGTGGCCGATGCCGCCGTTCCGCCGGGCGGCTGTGTTGCAGAGCAGGCCGGCATGGTGGTCGATGGCACGCTGGAAAAGCGTTGGCAGCGTGCTATCGCCCCCCTGGGCCTGGCGTCAGTCTGGGAGGAAAGCGCGCATGACGACGACCACTGA
- the fliG gene encoding flagellar motor switch protein FliG, which translates to MDDQGLNDAAIFLMSLGEEEAAEVFKHLSPKEVQKLGETIAHMRSVSREKVDEVVSKFSNAAAAQSLLVSDTGNYVRAVLRRALGDDKAGLLIDRILQGGDVSGIESLKWMDPLSVAELLRNEHPQIVAAILVHLDHEQSAGVLMQFTDRQRSEILLRVATLEGIQPTALKDLNEVLFKVLAGGDKIRKASLGGVKAAAEIINMLTSNVDAVVLESIRSHDPDLAQKIMDKMFVFDDVAKLDDRAIQTVLKEIASETLIVALKGAVPELRERFLSNMSTRAAEALREDLESRGPMRLSEVEAQQKEILKTVRRLSDEGQIVIGGSGDDAFV; encoded by the coding sequence ATGGACGATCAGGGTCTCAACGACGCCGCGATTTTTTTGATGTCTCTTGGCGAGGAGGAAGCCGCCGAGGTATTCAAGCATCTGTCACCTAAAGAAGTGCAGAAGCTGGGGGAGACCATTGCCCATATGCGCAGCGTGTCCCGCGAAAAGGTGGACGAAGTCGTCAGCAAGTTTTCTAACGCTGCGGCGGCACAAAGCCTGTTGGTTTCGGATACCGGCAACTACGTGCGTGCGGTGCTCAGGCGGGCGCTGGGCGATGACAAAGCAGGTTTGCTGATTGACCGCATTCTGCAGGGTGGCGATGTTTCGGGCATCGAAAGCCTGAAATGGATGGATCCGCTCTCTGTTGCAGAGCTGCTGCGCAATGAGCATCCACAAATCGTGGCAGCAATTCTTGTGCACCTGGACCACGAGCAATCTGCCGGGGTGCTCATGCAGTTTACGGATCGCCAGCGCAGCGAAATTTTGCTGCGCGTTGCCACGCTGGAGGGCATTCAGCCCACGGCGCTCAAGGATCTCAACGAGGTGCTCTTCAAGGTGCTGGCGGGCGGCGACAAGATTCGCAAGGCGTCGCTCGGTGGCGTGAAGGCTGCGGCCGAGATCATCAACATGCTGACCTCGAACGTCGATGCGGTCGTGCTGGAGTCGATCCGCAGCCACGACCCTGACCTGGCCCAGAAGATCATGGACAAGATGTTTGTGTTCGACGACGTGGCCAAGCTCGACGACCGTGCTATCCAGACGGTGCTCAAAGAAATTGCATCGGAGACCCTCATCGTCGCGCTCAAAGGTGCGGTGCCCGAGTTGCGCGAGCGCTTCCTGTCGAACATGTCGACCCGCGCGGCCGAAGCCCTGCGCGAAGATTTGGAGTCGCGCGGACCCATGCGCCTGTCCGAGGTGGAGGCGCAACAGAAGGAAATTCTGAAGACCGTTCGGCGTTTGTCGGATGAAGGCCAGATCGTGATTGGAGGCAGTGGTGACGACGCATTCGTCTAA
- the fliF gene encoding flagellar basal-body MS-ring/collar protein FliF, giving the protein MSAVVEAPLTPPASPTWLQRLSALDRAQRMRLGVGVVLLVAAALAAVVLGRQPDYRVLFSNLSDKDGGAIVAQLSQMNVPYKHADGGGAILVPSDRVHDVRLRLASQGLPKGSISGFELMEANRFGMTQFQERLNFQRGLEGELTRSIQALSSVQSARVHLALPNQNGFFREQQKPSASILVSLYPGRFLDRAQLAGIVHLVASSVSELAPSAVSVLDDTGKLLSQSPDGGASNGVDAQQLQYVQQIEQQYTRRIMDILEPVVGRDNVKAQVTAELDFSQTESTSEQYRPNQTPDTAAIRSQQVLENNETASSQAAGVAGAVANQPPAPSAAPINGANPAPTAAGQQATTDKGTAKRESTTNYEVDKTVRVVRGNNWAVKRVSAAVVVNYQSAEEKGKAVTKALTPEQMEQMTALVRETIGFNKERGDSVNLMNAQFRMDAPAADNTPLWKQPETLELARSFAWPVGMSLFAALVLLGLVRPALKTLGKPRAIPMAGAQLDALEAETMQRPALPAPARDGEPQPVTPEQQRLEDARALVRQNPMAVANIVKNWVNGDIGG; this is encoded by the coding sequence ATGTCCGCAGTTGTCGAAGCTCCCTTGACCCCCCCCGCTAGCCCCACGTGGCTGCAGCGGCTGTCCGCCCTGGATCGGGCGCAGCGCATGCGGCTGGGTGTGGGTGTGGTGCTGCTGGTCGCCGCTGCCCTGGCCGCGGTGGTGCTGGGGCGCCAGCCCGACTATCGGGTGCTTTTCTCGAATTTGTCGGACAAGGATGGCGGCGCTATCGTGGCGCAGCTGTCTCAAATGAATGTGCCCTACAAGCACGCTGACGGTGGCGGTGCAATTCTGGTTCCTTCGGACCGGGTGCACGATGTGCGCCTGCGCTTGGCCTCCCAGGGGTTGCCCAAGGGATCGATTTCAGGCTTTGAGCTGATGGAAGCCAATCGCTTTGGCATGACGCAGTTCCAGGAGCGGCTCAATTTTCAGCGGGGTCTGGAAGGCGAGCTGACGCGGTCCATCCAGGCGCTGTCATCGGTACAAAGTGCGCGTGTGCACTTGGCACTGCCCAATCAAAACGGATTTTTCCGTGAACAGCAGAAGCCCTCGGCCTCCATCCTGGTCAGTCTGTACCCCGGCCGTTTTCTCGACCGCGCACAGTTGGCAGGTATCGTGCACCTGGTGGCTTCCAGTGTTTCTGAACTGGCACCTTCGGCTGTCAGCGTGCTGGATGACACGGGTAAGTTGTTGTCGCAATCGCCCGATGGCGGCGCGAGCAACGGTGTCGATGCGCAGCAGTTGCAATATGTTCAGCAGATCGAGCAGCAGTACACCCGCCGGATCATGGATATTCTGGAGCCGGTGGTGGGCCGCGACAATGTCAAGGCGCAGGTTACGGCGGAGCTGGATTTCAGTCAGACCGAATCTACCTCGGAGCAATACCGGCCCAACCAGACGCCGGACACGGCGGCCATTCGCAGCCAGCAGGTGCTTGAAAATAATGAAACCGCCAGCTCGCAAGCGGCTGGCGTGGCAGGGGCAGTCGCCAACCAACCACCCGCACCGTCGGCCGCGCCGATCAATGGCGCCAACCCGGCACCCACCGCAGCGGGCCAGCAGGCGACGACTGATAAGGGCACTGCGAAGCGTGAATCCACCACCAACTACGAGGTGGACAAGACCGTGCGTGTGGTGCGGGGTAACAATTGGGCTGTCAAGCGCGTGAGCGCCGCCGTGGTGGTCAACTACCAGTCGGCGGAAGAAAAAGGCAAGGCCGTTACCAAAGCGCTGACCCCAGAGCAGATGGAGCAGATGACGGCGCTGGTGCGCGAGACCATCGGTTTCAATAAAGAGCGGGGCGACTCGGTCAACCTGATGAATGCGCAATTCCGCATGGATGCGCCCGCTGCCGACAATACTCCGCTGTGGAAGCAGCCTGAGACCCTTGAGTTGGCACGCAGCTTTGCCTGGCCTGTGGGCATGTCCTTGTTTGCCGCGCTGGTTCTGCTGGGCCTGGTGCGCCCTGCACTCAAAACGCTCGGCAAACCGCGCGCCATTCCGATGGCCGGTGCCCAGCTCGATGCGCTGGAGGCCGAGACCATGCAGCGCCCGGCGCTGCCCGCACCGGCAAGGGATGGCGAGCCCCAGCCAGTGACGCCAGAGCAGCAGCGGCTGGAAGACGCACGTGCGTTGGTGCGCCAAAATCCGATGGCAGTGGCCAATATTGTGAAAAACTGGGTCAACGGCGATATCGGCGGGTGA
- the fliE gene encoding flagellar hook-basal body complex protein FliE: MDLRISSSPAPLAGAGLARRAAAPSIETKDAGFSGALKGALQSVSAAQNNSANLQKEVQLENPSVSLEETMVAIQKAQIGFQATMHVRNRMVQAYTDIMNMQV, translated from the coding sequence ATGGATCTTCGCATTTCAAGCTCTCCCGCCCCGCTGGCGGGCGCCGGCCTGGCGCGCCGTGCCGCAGCACCTTCCATTGAAACCAAAGACGCAGGCTTCTCAGGCGCCCTCAAGGGCGCACTGCAATCGGTCAGTGCGGCGCAAAACAACTCCGCCAACCTGCAGAAGGAAGTGCAGCTGGAAAACCCCTCGGTCAGCCTGGAAGAAACCATGGTGGCCATCCAGAAAGCGCAAATCGGCTTCCAGGCCACCATGCATGTGCGCAATCGCATGGTGCAGGCTTATACCGACATCATGAACATGCAGGTGTAA
- a CDS encoding flagellar protein FliT: MSTLIEYYKAIEDSSCKMLEAAQARDWDGVVRYEGACAVLIEELRYKAQEHELLPEQRKEKTVIMQRILRNDAQIRCLAEPWLAQFEHMFEGQPQMMH; the protein is encoded by the coding sequence ATGTCCACTCTGATCGAATACTACAAAGCCATCGAAGACAGCAGCTGCAAAATGCTGGAAGCCGCCCAAGCCCGGGATTGGGATGGTGTGGTGCGCTACGAAGGGGCCTGTGCCGTGCTGATCGAAGAGCTGCGCTACAAGGCCCAAGAGCATGAGTTGCTGCCCGAGCAGCGCAAGGAAAAAACGGTGATCATGCAGCGCATCCTGCGCAACGATGCGCAGATTCGCTGCCTGGCCGAGCCGTGGCTGGCGCAGTTTGAACATATGTTTGAAGGCCAGCCGCAGATGATGCACTGA
- the fliS gene encoding flagellar export chaperone FliS, which yields MFTPVSSRAASAYRQVGVQSGVDGATPHMLIKMLFDGLMQSLNAARGAVQRGEIEEKGRHLGKAVRILEEGLKGGLNSEQGGELAKNLRALYDYCIKRLTLANLRNDLGMVEEVVQLIAPVAQSWEQIGGSNNAASSQEGA from the coding sequence ATGTTCACCCCAGTCAGTTCTCGCGCAGCCTCCGCATATCGGCAAGTAGGAGTTCAGTCCGGCGTCGATGGCGCAACGCCGCACATGCTGATCAAGATGCTGTTTGACGGTTTGATGCAGTCTTTGAATGCCGCACGCGGCGCTGTGCAGCGCGGTGAAATTGAGGAAAAAGGGCGTCACCTGGGCAAGGCGGTGCGCATTTTGGAGGAAGGGCTGAAGGGTGGCCTTAATTCAGAACAGGGCGGTGAACTGGCAAAGAATTTGCGTGCGTTGTATGACTATTGCATCAAGCGTCTAACGCTGGCCAATCTGCGCAACGATCTTGGGATGGTGGAGGAAGTGGTCCAGCTGATCGCCCCGGTTGCGCAAAGCTGGGAGCAGATCGGTGGTAGTAACAATGCGGCATCCAGCCAAGAGGGAGCCTGA
- the fliD gene encoding flagellar filament capping protein FliD, with protein sequence MAISSAGIGSGLDVESIVSQLVTLEKRPIVQLQTTAASIQTKLSTYSQVKSLMSTLSDAAAKLTRDGSWNGMTVSSANSAAVSATVTGIASATTLGISVQQLARAQTVASSPVAKDTPMGAGTMTIQLGTWLHTTPPPSFTPGTDSPLKVTVGAGDSLSTIASKINDANGGVTATVLSDATGDRLLVRSKATGETSGFRIQVEEDSGTPGLSGLAFDPENSAGIGMAANAAQYAQNTLAKINGIDITSANNTFANTIPGLSITVSQVSVDEVGMTVGADTASMKKNIQDFVDAYNAVNDLLSSSVKYDAEKKTAGALQGDNTAVGLQNALRMLTMGSSSGAGVFQRLSDVGISMQSGGKLSVDGSKMDAALKNPVALKSLFATAAAGASGGGGIAVQFKSFTSGLLSLDGLMNNKTDALESASKRNIAEQNKVNDRASVYEKRLRAQYSALDAKMGSLSALNSYISQQVSQWNKSNG encoded by the coding sequence ATGGCTATTTCATCCGCAGGCATCGGTAGTGGGTTGGATGTCGAAAGCATCGTGTCGCAACTCGTCACGCTGGAGAAGCGGCCTATCGTTCAGCTCCAAACGACGGCGGCCTCTATCCAAACCAAGCTCTCCACCTACTCGCAGGTGAAGTCGCTCATGTCGACGCTGTCGGACGCGGCGGCCAAGCTTACGCGCGATGGCTCATGGAATGGCATGACAGTCTCATCGGCGAACAGCGCGGCTGTGTCTGCTACTGTCACGGGGATTGCCAGCGCCACGACGCTCGGCATCAGCGTGCAGCAGTTGGCTCGTGCGCAAACTGTCGCCTCGTCGCCCGTCGCCAAGGATACGCCGATGGGCGCAGGCACGATGACCATTCAACTGGGCACCTGGCTGCACACAACTCCGCCACCTTCGTTTACGCCCGGTACCGATTCGCCATTGAAGGTGACTGTGGGGGCTGGCGACTCGCTGTCCACCATCGCTTCAAAAATCAATGATGCCAATGGTGGTGTAACAGCCACGGTGTTGAGTGATGCCACGGGGGATCGCTTGTTGGTGCGCTCCAAGGCAACGGGTGAAACCTCTGGGTTCCGCATCCAGGTGGAAGAAGACAGCGGAACTCCAGGCCTGTCTGGGTTGGCATTCGACCCGGAGAATTCTGCGGGTATTGGCATGGCCGCAAATGCGGCGCAGTATGCGCAGAACACACTGGCAAAGATCAACGGGATCGACATCACATCTGCCAACAACACCTTCGCTAACACCATTCCTGGGCTATCGATCACCGTGTCGCAGGTATCTGTGGATGAAGTGGGAATGACAGTGGGCGCGGACACGGCTTCGATGAAGAAGAACATCCAAGACTTCGTGGACGCCTACAACGCCGTTAACGACCTGCTCAGTAGTTCCGTTAAATATGATGCCGAAAAGAAAACGGCGGGTGCGCTTCAGGGGGATAACACGGCTGTGGGTCTGCAAAATGCGCTGCGCATGTTGACCATGGGATCGTCCTCTGGCGCTGGTGTATTCCAGCGCTTGTCCGACGTGGGTATAAGCATGCAAAGCGGCGGAAAACTGAGCGTGGATGGCAGCAAGATGGATGCGGCGCTCAAAAATCCTGTCGCGCTCAAGTCATTGTTTGCCACGGCGGCTGCTGGAGCGAGCGGGGGAGGCGGGATTGCCGTGCAGTTCAAGAGCTTCACGTCAGGCCTGTTGTCGCTCGACGGATTGATGAATAACAAGACCGATGCGCTGGAATCAGCCAGCAAGCGCAACATCGCCGAACAGAACAAGGTGAATGACCGTGCTTCAGTTTACGAGAAGCGCCTGCGTGCACAGTACTCGGCGCTGGACGCCAAGATGGGGTCTCTGTCTGCGCTCAATAGTTATATATCGCAGCAAGTTAGCCAGTGGAATAAGAGCAATGGTTGA
- a CDS encoding flagellin yields MASTINTNIPSLNAQRNLSLSANSLSTSMQRLSSGLRVNSAKDDAAGLAISERMNTQVKGLTVAARNANDGISLAQTAEGALGKVGDMLQRMRELSVQSGNATNSKSDREALQAEVTQLRDEIDRVAKQSSFNGTKILDGSFAGAVFQVGANSGENITVGALTNSSAKGLANVNYGTASVTGIVASGITTSGLAATSSLSMTVDGVETDLGKLAKASSAQERMGQVVEAINRKSSDTGVTAFLTGDAVKGFSVDMKSSKVDASGNAVTGISFSGFTAATTGLTGATIVAATGTSVTGIDTISIETQADAWVALKKIDSAIDQVNSARANLGALQSRFENSVGNIDIMTENISASRGRIVDADFAKETANLSRTQILQQAGVAMVAQSNQLPQQVLSLLR; encoded by the coding sequence ATGGCCTCGACCATCAACACCAACATTCCCTCGCTCAATGCCCAGCGCAATCTGAGTCTTTCGGCGAATTCGCTTTCCACCTCCATGCAGCGCCTGTCTTCGGGTCTGCGGGTCAACAGCGCCAAGGACGACGCGGCTGGCCTGGCCATTTCCGAGCGCATGAACACCCAGGTCAAGGGGCTTACCGTGGCGGCGCGCAATGCCAACGACGGTATCTCGCTGGCACAAACGGCCGAAGGTGCTTTGGGCAAAGTGGGCGACATGCTGCAGCGCATGCGCGAACTGTCTGTGCAATCGGGCAACGCTACCAATAGCAAGTCCGATCGTGAAGCGCTGCAGGCTGAAGTGACCCAATTGCGCGATGAAATTGACCGTGTGGCCAAGCAGTCGAGTTTCAACGGCACCAAGATTCTGGATGGCAGTTTTGCGGGCGCAGTATTTCAAGTGGGTGCTAATTCCGGCGAGAACATCACTGTGGGCGCTTTGACCAATTCCAGCGCCAAGGGGTTGGCCAATGTGAACTATGGCACTGCCAGCGTGACGGGTATCGTTGCTTCTGGCATCACCACATCAGGCTTGGCTGCCACCAGTTCCCTGTCGATGACTGTGGATGGCGTTGAAACCGATCTGGGCAAGCTGGCCAAGGCCAGTTCCGCGCAAGAGCGCATGGGCCAAGTGGTTGAGGCGATCAACCGCAAGTCATCGGATACCGGTGTCACCGCGTTCCTGACAGGCGATGCCGTCAAGGGTTTTTCTGTGGATATGAAGTCGTCCAAGGTGGATGCGTCGGGCAATGCCGTCACTGGCATTAGTTTCTCGGGCTTTACTGCTGCCACCACCGGGCTTACTGGCGCAACCATCGTGGCTGCCACCGGAACCTCCGTCACGGGTATCGACACGATCAGCATCGAAACACAGGCAGACGCCTGGGTAGCGTTGAAGAAGATCGATAGCGCCATTGATCAGGTGAACTCGGCACGCGCCAACCTGGGTGCCTTGCAAAGCCGTTTTGAGAACTCGGTGGGTAACATCGATATCATGACGGAGAACATCTCCGCATCGCGTGGTCGCATCGTGGATGCCGATTTCGCCAAGGAAACGGCCAACCTCTCGCGCACCCAAATTCTGCAGCAGGCAGGTGTGGCGATGGTGGCGCAGAGTAATCAGCTGCCGCAGCAAGTGCTGTCGTTGCTGCGTTAA